A genomic window from Vagococcus sp. CY52-2 includes:
- a CDS encoding metal-dependent hydrolase: MKISYHGHSVVIIETDDHTRILIDPFITGNKLTDLTLEKVEIDYIFITHGHSDHVGDLVYLAKKNNAQVVAIPEICHFATSQGIKNVHPMNIGGKFDFPFGQVKMVFAQHSSGYELDGEMIYMGEPAGFIFTIDNKSIYHAGDTAFYSDLSLLKDDFDLDVAFLPIGDNFTMGIADAAKASNVIQAKLTIPIHYNTFPVIEQNPYEFIGLLPENTGKVLEPGEFISI, translated from the coding sequence ATGAAAATTAGTTATCATGGTCATTCAGTCGTTATTATAGAAACAGATGATCATACTCGTATTTTAATTGATCCATTTATTACAGGAAATAAATTAACAGACCTAACACTAGAAAAAGTGGAAATAGATTATATTTTTATTACTCATGGACATAGTGACCATGTGGGGGATTTGGTTTATTTAGCTAAAAAAAACAATGCTCAAGTTGTTGCTATTCCAGAAATTTGTCATTTTGCAACAAGTCAAGGAATTAAGAATGTTCATCCTATGAATATAGGAGGAAAGTTTGATTTTCCGTTTGGTCAAGTTAAAATGGTTTTTGCACAACACAGTTCAGGATATGAGTTGGATGGTGAGATGATTTATATGGGAGAACCCGCTGGATTTATCTTTACCATTGATAATAAGTCAATTTATCATGCCGGAGATACTGCTTTTTATAGTGATTTATCTTTGTTGAAAGATGATTTTGATTTAGATGTCGCTTTTTTACCAATTGGTGACAACTTTACAATGGGGATAGCAGACGCTGCAAAAGCATCAAACGTTATTCAAGCAAAATTGACTATACCGATTCATTATAATACCTTTCCTGTTATAGAACAAAATCCATATGAGTTTATTGGTTTATTACCAGAAAATACAGGTAAAGTATTAGAACCAGGAGAGTTCATTAGTATTTAA
- a CDS encoding Rrf2 family transcriptional regulator has protein sequence MKLTNATEQALAIMALLSTQEKDVPVSSIAIYQKLSVSSSYIRKLLRKLVVSNIIEGVSGNNGGFYIKKELSDITLLHIVEAIEEPFHSFPKVGVLERAFSDFTKIAQTGDEQIAECFSRADKKWNKELERITVEDILSDVFREYGEIPHRNWNDFIEDERSIQC, from the coding sequence TTGAAGTTAACCAATGCAACGGAACAAGCGTTGGCAATCATGGCATTATTATCGACACAGGAAAAAGACGTACCTGTGTCATCAATCGCAATTTATCAAAAACTGTCAGTTTCTTCTTCTTATATTAGAAAGTTACTAAGAAAGTTAGTGGTTTCAAATATTATTGAAGGGGTATCTGGAAATAATGGTGGATTTTACATTAAAAAAGAGTTATCTGATATTACGCTATTACACATTGTTGAAGCAATAGAAGAGCCGTTTCACTCATTTCCAAAAGTGGGTGTTTTAGAGAGAGCTTTTAGTGATTTTACTAAAATTGCTCAAACAGGTGATGAACAAATTGCCGAGTGCTTTTCGCGAGCGGATAAAAAATGGAACAAAGAATTAGAAAGAATCACAGTAGAAGATATATTATCTGATGTCTTTCGTGAGTATGGTGAAATACCACATAGAAATTG